Sequence from the Elusimicrobiaceae bacterium genome:
AATTCTAATTTGCGCGCGTGTAACATTAGGCGCTCTGCCGTTGCACCTTTATACAGCCAGTCGCCTAACACCGGAAAACCAAGCCAACTTAAATGCACACGCAACTGATTGGTGCGCCCCGTGCGAGGGTACAGTTCAATATAGGTAAATCCGTTTTTACGCTCTAATACTTTATATTCGGTAATGGCCTCGCGCCCGACGTCGGAAGCCTTGATTTTACCGCCCGCCACGCGCCCAATAGGCACTTCAATGCGTCCAGTGTCGTCGGGTACTAAACCGCACGCAATAGAGTGATACGTTTTGTGCACTTCGCGGTTAGAAAATAAATCGGTCATCGCTTGCTGAAAAGCCTCATTTTTAGCCAGTAACATGACTCCGCTTGTCTCACGGTCCAAGCGGTGTACTAACCCCGCGCGCGGAGTATTTTTATCAAATCCTTTAGGCGGATTTGCCAGTATCAGTGAAACTAAAGTCTCTTCTACCGCAAAGGCTGCTTCGGGGTTTGTTTCCCAAATGGGGCTTTGCGGATGCACAAGCATACCGGCGGGTTTATTGATTACAAAATAATCTTTACCTTCCGCAATAAT
This genomic interval carries:
- a CDS encoding RluA family pseudouridine synthase, producing MPTNKTFTFSGYSKRLDVFVTDELPDFSRSIIQKMIKDGKITVNGKTVKPSYPLEEGNEVIVQMPDAAAHQNKLADLIIAEGKDYFVINKPAGMLVHPQSPIWETNPEAAFAVEETLVSLILANPPKGFDKNTPRAGLVHRLDRETSGVMLLAKNEAFQQAMTDLFSNREVHKTYHSIACGLVPDDTGRIEVPIGRVAGGKIKASDVGREAITEYKVLERKNGFTYIELYPRTGRTNQLRVHLSWLGFPVLGDWLYKGATAERLMLHARKLEFKHPLTGRKMRFEAPVPDDFMATWERVTKG